CACTAATAAATGAATACAGGATAGTCTACGTGACATCGAGGGGGCGAGATTCTCGGGCACGAAAAAACCCGCGCTCCGTGCGGCACTCGCGTATCGTAACGGTTTGAAGGTTGACCGTGACGTCGGTGATGAAGATCTGGTCTGCTACAGGAGATCGCGCCATCCAGAAGGAGGCGCCGCGGCGCGGCTGGGGGGCCGGTGCTGCAACCACAGCAGGTTCGCTCCAGGAATCCTCATCTTCTTGAGGTGCGGGTGGAGGTGGTCGCGCGCCTTTAGGCTCCGCGGGGGCTTTCGCCTCAGGCTGCGTCTGTGTGCGCCTTTCGCGTTCAAGAGGTGTGTGGGCGTCGGCTTCTTCGGGTGAATGGGGTACTCGTCGCTGGCCGGTTTTGGGGGCGGCCGCTTCGGCGGCGGGCGAGGCGGGGGCGGCAGCGCCTCCAGCCGACGCGGCTGGCGGAGGCTGCACTGGCGGTGGCGCGCGATTCCTCTGTGGGCTCATAGTTATAGTCACTCCAATCTTCCCCGACTCCTGCGATAGGACCTGCGCCTTGCGCTTGCCAGGCAGCGGTCCCCTCTCGTCGGACCCGCTTCGGGCTC
This genomic stretch from Cydia strobilella chromosome 6, ilCydStro3.1, whole genome shotgun sequence harbors:
- the LOC134742494 gene encoding polycomb group protein Pc — encoded protein: MHKMGLGDSVYAAERIMKKRIKKGKVEYYVKWKGWKPKHNTWEPEENILDPRLIQSFERGEDSKRPGRERKREREHSPERARSGSDERGPLPGKRKAQVLSQESGKIGVTITMSPQRNRAPPPVQPPPAASAGGAAAPASPAAEAAAPKTGQRRVPHSPEEADAHTPLERERRTQTQPEAKAPAEPKGARPPPPAPQEDEDSWSEPAVVAAPAPQPRRGASFWMARSPVADQIFITDVTVNLQTVTIRECRTERGFFRARESRPLDVT